In Marinilabiliales bacterium, a genomic segment contains:
- a CDS encoding ATP-binding protein, with translation MVTRLLESIVNEKLFTGKALIILGPRQVGKSTLLAMLESRTSEKALILNCDSNDIRKQLTEPGIAVLRRLVGKHRLVMIDEAQRVLNIGLTLKIVIDQLPDVQLIVTGSSALDLSNMVNEPLTGRKFEYLLFPLSIKELTDHYGYVETSRRLNNLIVFGSYPDVVNNPGAEPEILNNLVSSYLFKDVFMYQDIRKPEFIDRLLEAVALQLASEVSYNELAQVLGTDSHTVQRYLSLLEKAFIIFRLRSFSRNARNELKKSRKIYFYDNGVRNAILSNFSPLETRTDIGALWENYFISERLKYLHYNKIYARRYFWRTTQQQEVDYIEDHDGKLKAFELKWNPVRKYKFPLTFTRNYPEADCNVITPENIYDFLGI, from the coding sequence ATGGTAACCAGACTGCTGGAAAGTATTGTTAATGAGAAGTTGTTTACAGGGAAAGCATTGATAATTCTGGGTCCCCGACAGGTAGGAAAATCCACTCTGCTTGCAATGCTTGAAAGCAGGACCTCTGAAAAAGCTTTGATTCTAAATTGCGATAGCAATGATATACGAAAGCAGCTGACAGAACCCGGAATTGCAGTATTAAGAAGGTTGGTGGGCAAACACAGACTGGTAATGATTGATGAGGCCCAACGCGTATTGAATATCGGTCTGACACTTAAAATAGTCATTGATCAGTTGCCGGATGTTCAACTAATCGTGACAGGATCTTCTGCCCTCGATCTTTCCAATATGGTCAATGAGCCTCTTACAGGCAGAAAATTTGAATACCTTCTGTTTCCACTTTCAATTAAAGAGCTGACTGACCATTACGGATATGTTGAGACGAGCCGGAGGCTCAATAATCTTATTGTTTTTGGCTCTTATCCTGATGTGGTTAATAATCCGGGGGCCGAACCGGAAATCTTGAATAACCTCGTCAGCAGCTACCTGTTCAAAGATGTTTTCATGTATCAGGATATCCGTAAACCTGAATTTATTGATAGGTTACTGGAAGCTGTAGCTCTTCAGCTTGCATCAGAGGTATCATACAACGAACTTGCGCAGGTCCTGGGAACAGATTCGCACACTGTACAACGGTATCTAAGCCTGCTTGAGAAGGCATTTATAATCTTCCGGTTGCGTTCATTCAGTCGAAATGCAAGGAACGAGCTGAAAAAAAGCCGGAAGATATACTTTTATGACAACGGGGTCAGGAATGCTATTTTAAGTAATTTCAGTCCTTTGGAAACAAGAACAGACATCGGGGCCCTCTGGGAAAACTATTTTATTTCTGAGCGTTTAAAATATCTGCATTACAACAAAATATACGCAAGACGCTATTTCTGGCGAACAACCCAGCAGCAGGAGGTTGATTATATCGAAGACCATGACGGCAAGCTTAAGGCTTTTGAGTTGAAATGGAATCCTGTGCGGAAATACAAATTTCCATTGACATTTACCAGGAATTATCCTGAAGCCGATTGCAACGTTATCACTCCGGAAAACATTTATGATTTTCTCGGGATATGA
- a CDS encoding ChbG/HpnK family deacetylase yields MKKAILRFLAHTKMKLAGLIPSDHNYKNISRLMMLIILILSVSAWVDGRDKGSVRLIVRADDIGVARSVNEAVIDSYLNGIVTTVELMMPVAWFPDAVRLLDENPQVNVGLHLTLTSEWERMKWRPLTNATSITCSDGYFLPMIWPNPNFGPHEVLSDADWCLEEIEAEFRAQIEMGLRHVPRATHITGHMGCGQWHDDVRELWGRLADEYGLRIFPEELGVGRMPGWGRERDLEKRVEIFIRNLRNLEPGTWLFVEHPAYDTPEIRALGHTGYEDVAADREGVTRVFTDRRVIEAISELGIELISYSDLIRP; encoded by the coding sequence ATGAAGAAAGCCATTTTAAGATTTTTAGCGCACACAAAAATGAAGCTTGCAGGGCTAATTCCATCTGACCATAATTATAAAAATATAAGCAGATTAATGATGCTGATCATTTTGATCCTGTCAGTCAGTGCCTGGGTTGATGGCCGTGATAAGGGAAGCGTCAGGCTCATCGTCCGCGCCGACGATATTGGCGTTGCACGTTCGGTCAACGAAGCGGTAATCGACAGCTATCTGAACGGGATAGTTACCACAGTCGAGCTGATGATGCCGGTAGCCTGGTTTCCCGATGCCGTCAGACTTCTTGATGAAAATCCGCAGGTCAATGTCGGACTTCACCTGACCCTTACCAGCGAATGGGAGAGGATGAAGTGGAGGCCGCTTACCAATGCAACTTCCATTACATGTTCCGACGGCTATTTCCTGCCGATGATCTGGCCCAACCCCAATTTCGGTCCGCATGAAGTACTGAGTGACGCGGACTGGTGCCTGGAAGAGATTGAGGCGGAGTTCAGGGCGCAGATAGAGATGGGCCTCAGGCACGTGCCCCGCGCAACACATATAACCGGCCATATGGGGTGCGGGCAGTGGCACGATGATGTAAGGGAACTGTGGGGGAGGCTGGCCGATGAATACGGTCTCCGCATATTTCCCGAGGAACTGGGTGTAGGGCGTATGCCCGGCTGGGGCCGGGAAAGGGATCTGGAGAAACGGGTGGAGATCTTTATCCGGAACCTTCGCAACCTGGAGCCCGGAACATGGCTTTTTGTCGAGCACCCCGCTTACGACACCCCCGAGATCCGCGCCCTTGGCCATACAGGTTATGAAGATGTGGCAGCCGACCGTGAGGGAGTTACCAGGGTATTTACCGACCGGCGGGTCATTGAAGCCATCAGTGAACTTGGCATCGAACTTATCAGTTACAGCGATCTGATCAGACCCTGA
- a CDS encoding gfo/Idh/MocA family oxidoreductase — MSESKKINRRQFLGMTGSAVALTVVPRHVLGGANYVAPSDKINLGLIGCGTQQIRELTSLITDERVQVVSICDPAKNPVGYADWSPNGIRNSVRQLLGDSSWGANIKGIPAGRDMCKEVVDKYYSNVRPGGSYRGCTAYSDFREMLEKERDMDTVKIITPDHQHGIQAIMSMKKGKNVIMHKPVANIVHEARQTVKTARETGVVTHLLAWAGRNQYDVVKDWIDQGAIGTLKEIHNWSFRPVWPQWPQLPEDRPPVPEGFDWDLWLGPVPDRPYHPNFTHNVYRGWYDFGAGSVADMGIYSLWPVFTKFGITVPPVSIEALGTTTNIITPEATCQMIVNQHSFPHSCIFRWKFKARGSSPALDLFWYDGGMKPHNPPEMEADGNELPREGMMFVGDKGKIIGGFHANNPRIIPESRMIEFTGQADPPPTSTQSGTDVWINAVLKGEMSPGSFQSVEVCNETTLLPVVALKAGRKVIYDPEKMEITNPPDANRFLYREAYRSGWEI, encoded by the coding sequence ATGTCAGAATCAAAAAAAATCAACCGGCGGCAGTTCCTGGGTATGACCGGCTCTGCTGTTGCGCTTACCGTGGTACCCCGCCATGTACTGGGCGGGGCAAACTATGTGGCTCCAAGTGATAAGATCAATCTCGGACTTATCGGGTGCGGAACCCAGCAGATAAGAGAACTCACCTCGCTTATCACCGACGAAAGAGTACAGGTAGTATCAATATGCGACCCTGCAAAGAACCCGGTGGGCTACGCGGACTGGTCGCCGAACGGGATAAGGAACTCCGTCAGGCAGCTTCTGGGTGACTCCTCATGGGGGGCAAATATCAAAGGAATACCTGCTGGCAGGGATATGTGTAAAGAGGTAGTGGACAAATATTATTCAAATGTAAGACCCGGAGGCAGCTACAGGGGCTGCACCGCCTACTCCGATTTCAGGGAGATGCTTGAGAAGGAGCGCGACATGGACACGGTTAAGATCATAACGCCCGACCATCAGCATGGCATCCAGGCAATCATGTCGATGAAGAAGGGCAAGAACGTGATCATGCACAAACCCGTCGCGAACATTGTGCATGAGGCACGTCAGACAGTCAAGACCGCCCGGGAGACAGGGGTGGTGACCCATCTGCTGGCCTGGGCAGGCAGAAACCAGTATGATGTTGTGAAGGACTGGATAGACCAGGGAGCCATCGGAACCCTCAAAGAGATCCACAACTGGTCCTTCCGCCCGGTTTGGCCACAGTGGCCGCAACTGCCGGAGGACAGGCCCCCGGTGCCAGAGGGATTTGACTGGGATCTGTGGCTGGGCCCGGTGCCCGACAGGCCCTACCATCCCAATTTTACCCATAATGTTTATCGCGGATGGTACGATTTCGGCGCAGGCAGCGTAGCCGATATGGGCATATACAGCCTGTGGCCCGTCTTCACTAAATTCGGCATCACCGTTCCGCCGGTAAGCATAGAAGCGCTGGGCACTACCACCAATATCATCACACCCGAAGCGACATGCCAGATGATTGTGAACCAGCACTCCTTCCCTCACTCATGCATCTTCAGGTGGAAGTTCAAGGCAAGGGGAAGTTCCCCGGCACTCGACCTTTTCTGGTACGACGGAGGTATGAAGCCTCACAACCCGCCTGAAATGGAGGCCGACGGCAATGAACTTCCAAGGGAAGGTATGATGTTCGTAGGCGACAAGGGCAAGATAATCGGGGGGTTCCATGCAAACAACCCGCGTATCATTCCCGAAAGCAGGATGATAGAGTTCACCGGCCAGGCCGATCCTCCGCCAACCTCAACACAAAGCGGTACCGATGTCTGGATAAACGCAGTGCTCAAAGGCGAGATGTCACCGGGAAGCTTCCAGAGCGTCGAGGTGTGCAATGAAACCACCCTGCTACCCGTAGTTGCACTAAAGGCAGGAAGGAAGGTCATCTACGACCCTGAAAAGATGGAAATAACAAACCCGCCCGATGCCAACCGCTTCCTCTACAGGGAAGCTTACCGCAGCGGGTGGGAGATCTGA